From a region of the Polynucleobacter corsicus genome:
- a CDS encoding 5-formyltetrahydrofolate cyclo-ligase, with amino-acid sequence MHGNSPKSLRQDLLAQRKQFAASVSYSIAQEAIFAGLASFLADHDTQVQSTALYCPIQDELDLRPALLAWADSRPGKTLALPFARSDKHLDFYIWQEGDLLIPSRHGVPEPDPNNPRRPQITPDCILIPCVGWSQSKVGDQTHYWRLGYGGGYFDRTLAQLRKAKPNLLCVGIGFNWQKLDDAQWQAQTHDEPLDAMLTESGLVITY; translated from the coding sequence ATGCACGGCAATTCTCCAAAATCGCTTCGGCAGGACTTGCTAGCCCAAAGGAAACAGTTTGCGGCTAGCGTAAGCTATTCCATCGCTCAAGAAGCCATTTTTGCTGGCCTAGCTAGTTTTTTGGCTGACCATGACACCCAAGTTCAATCCACTGCCTTGTATTGCCCTATACAAGATGAGCTTGACCTAAGGCCTGCTCTATTGGCATGGGCTGACAGCAGGCCAGGCAAAACGCTCGCCCTCCCATTTGCGCGCTCCGATAAACATTTGGATTTTTATATCTGGCAAGAGGGCGATCTGCTCATTCCAAGTCGCCACGGCGTACCAGAGCCCGACCCCAATAACCCCCGCAGACCTCAAATCACTCCAGACTGTATTTTGATTCCCTGTGTAGGCTGGTCACAATCCAAGGTAGGCGATCAAACCCATTATTGGCGACTAGGGTATGGAGGTGGCTACTTTGACCGCACCTTGGCTCAGCTGCGTAAAGCCAAGCCAAACCTACTTTGCGTAGGGATTGGCTTTAATTGGCAAAAGTTAGATGATGCGCAGTGGCAAGCTCAAACACATGATGAGCCCTTAGATGCCATGCTGACTGAGTCAGGCTTAGTAATTACTTATTGA
- a CDS encoding class I SAM-dependent methyltransferase, whose translation MAEIASNGGQIPFSRYMEMALYEPGMGYYSAGAHKLGTGGDFTTAPELSPLFGAAIVETLLPILEGLQTQGLPTQIMEFGAGTGKLAESILNRLHELDFTLDHYDIIEISPDLAQRQEERLQQLSKKLNLSTQCRWLSSLPKGFKGIMLANEVIDAIPCDTIIFQNGFWYWQGASVVDGKLTWSIGKPVEQSLLPEALLNGNFSEGYVTELHAPANAWMRQVADHLDTGLFLTFDYGFPESEYYHAQRLEGTLMAHHRHHAIQDPFYLPGLCDVTTHVEWSQIARSALEAEVDDVYLSNQASYLLDAGIGDIALEIGDPSSPETFLPISNSLQKLLSEAEMGELFKVFAFSKKLSDILPEHALEDLPGLRGRNRL comes from the coding sequence ATGGCAGAAATCGCCTCAAACGGCGGCCAGATACCCTTTTCAAGATATATGGAAATGGCCCTCTATGAGCCAGGAATGGGCTATTACAGTGCTGGGGCTCATAAATTAGGTACTGGAGGTGATTTCACGACCGCGCCTGAGCTCTCCCCCTTATTTGGCGCGGCTATTGTAGAAACGCTTTTACCCATTCTGGAAGGTCTTCAAACTCAAGGGCTCCCCACCCAGATTATGGAATTTGGTGCCGGTACGGGCAAGTTAGCCGAATCCATTCTCAACCGTCTGCACGAGCTTGATTTCACCCTGGATCACTACGACATCATCGAGATCTCACCCGACCTAGCTCAAAGGCAAGAAGAGCGACTTCAACAGCTCTCGAAGAAACTCAATCTATCTACTCAATGCCGTTGGCTCAGCTCCTTGCCCAAGGGCTTCAAAGGCATTATGTTGGCCAACGAAGTCATTGATGCCATTCCTTGCGATACCATCATTTTTCAAAATGGCTTCTGGTATTGGCAAGGTGCCTCAGTTGTTGATGGCAAACTTACTTGGTCAATAGGAAAGCCGGTTGAACAGTCGCTACTTCCAGAAGCATTACTGAATGGAAATTTTTCTGAAGGCTATGTCACTGAGTTACATGCACCAGCAAATGCCTGGATGCGGCAGGTTGCCGATCATCTCGATACCGGACTCTTTCTTACTTTTGATTACGGATTTCCTGAGAGTGAGTACTATCACGCTCAACGTCTCGAGGGAACCTTAATGGCGCACCATCGCCATCATGCAATTCAAGATCCGTTTTATCTTCCAGGATTATGTGATGTGACTACCCACGTAGAGTGGTCACAAATTGCGCGTAGTGCGCTAGAGGCAGAAGTGGATGATGTTTATCTTAGCAATCAAGCAAGTTACTTGCTTGATGCGGGTATTGGCGATATCGCATTAGAGATTGGCGACCCCAGCAGTCCAGAAACTTTTTTACCCATTTCAAACTCTCTGCAAAAACTATTATCTGAAGCGGAGATGGGTGAACTCTTTAAGGTCTTCGCATTCTCAAAGAAACTGTCCGACATATTGCCAGAACATGCATTAGAAGACTTGCCTGGCCTGCGAGGCAGAAACCGACTTTAA
- a CDS encoding SDR family oxidoreductase, translating to MSSNPQPQKNKAVLVTGAAKRLGREIALEFARQGWDIAIHYGQSASEDQVTVTEIQQLGRKAVAFRADLANEAEINSLFTAVLAEFSNLQCLVNSASIFEYDRANSDTPLSSQILQDHMQVNLAAPILLSQLMFEYQKSRTKQVSSSDLLTPSVIQLLDQKLINLNPDYLSYTLSKAALLTSVEVLAVDFAPHLRMIGLAPGITLTSGDQTEAGFTEAHQMTPLGRSSTPSDIAKAAVFLASSNAITGTTLYVDGGQHLLPSLRDVMFKTN from the coding sequence TTGAGTTCAAACCCACAACCCCAGAAAAATAAAGCGGTTTTAGTGACCGGCGCTGCCAAGCGTCTTGGTCGAGAAATTGCCTTGGAGTTTGCTCGTCAGGGCTGGGATATTGCAATTCATTATGGCCAGTCGGCATCTGAGGATCAAGTTACCGTGACTGAAATTCAGCAGTTAGGACGTAAGGCCGTAGCATTCAGGGCGGACCTCGCAAATGAGGCGGAAATCAATTCTCTATTTACTGCAGTGCTTGCTGAGTTCAGTAACTTGCAATGCCTGGTTAATAGCGCCTCGATCTTTGAATATGATCGTGCCAATTCCGATACTCCGCTCAGTAGTCAGATTTTGCAAGACCACATGCAGGTTAATTTAGCTGCCCCAATCTTGTTATCTCAGCTGATGTTTGAATATCAAAAGAGTCGGACAAAGCAAGTAAGCAGTAGTGATTTATTGACTCCTTCTGTAATTCAGTTGCTCGATCAAAAATTAATTAATCTCAATCCAGATTATTTGTCTTACACATTATCTAAGGCAGCACTTCTCACTTCAGTTGAAGTGCTGGCGGTAGATTTTGCTCCGCACTTACGCATGATTGGTCTAGCACCTGGTATTACCCTGACTTCGGGCGATCAAACCGAAGCTGGTTTTACTGAGGCGCACCAAATGACCCCATTAGGAAGGTCATCGACACCCAGTGATATTGCAAAAGCAGCTGTATTTTTAGCGAGCTCCAATGCGATCACGGGCACCACCTTATACGTAGATGGCGGACAGCATCTATTGCCATCATTACGCGATGTGATGTTTAAAACTAATTAA
- a CDS encoding dihydroneopterin aldolase, with protein MNTILSNPALADCRRLFLRDYEIYINIGVHDFEKKGEQRVILNVDLYIPLNMNTPSHDLLEEVVDYDFMRETIKARSSQGHIHLQETFCDDIVTAMLLHPKVLAARVSTAKPDVYPDCHSVGVEVFRMKQA; from the coding sequence ATGAACACCATTCTTTCTAATCCAGCACTTGCTGATTGCCGTCGCTTATTTCTACGTGACTATGAAATCTATATCAATATTGGCGTCCATGATTTTGAGAAGAAGGGTGAGCAGCGCGTCATTTTGAATGTAGATCTCTATATTCCGCTGAATATGAATACCCCTTCACATGATCTATTGGAGGAGGTGGTGGACTATGACTTTATGCGTGAAACCATTAAGGCACGGTCTTCCCAGGGCCATATCCATTTACAAGAAACCTTTTGCGATGACATTGTGACTGCAATGCTATTGCACCCTAAGGTCCTTGCTGCTCGTGTGAGTACGGCCAAGCCCGATGTCTATCCTGATTGCCACTCCGTTGGTGTTGAGGTGTTTCGGATGAAGCAGGCTTAA
- the glmU gene encoding bifunctional UDP-N-acetylglucosamine diphosphorylase/glucosamine-1-phosphate N-acetyltransferase GlmU codes for MNIVILAAGQGKRMKSALPKVLQTLAGKPLLQHVLNTALDLQGKSTKTGPIVVVGHGAVDVKQFLQAASEQDSRFSKVATALQAEQKGTGHALLQALPKLDVNEPTLVLYGDVPLTSKKTLSKLAKLADGMRGQDSALALLTQNLSNPTGYGRIVRDIDGSVKEIVEEKDATPAQKRLQEINTGIMVLPTNSLKKWLKSLRASNAQGEYYLTDVIAMAVTDGVPIRTTQADFEYETVGVNSRDQLAALERVHQLNQANVLMDAGVSLADPARIDIRGTLECGTDVFIDVGCVFEGCVTLAAGTKVGPYCIVRNSVIGKNVTIHPYSHIDGAQVGANSLIGPYARLRPGADLSNDVHIGNFVEVKNSKIAANSKANHLAYVGDSIVGSRVNIGAGTITCNYDGVNKHQTIIEDDVFIGSDTQLVAPVRVGRGATLGAGTTLTKDAPPNQLTVSRAKQLSIQWQRPVKKEKNAAVKKVAAKKVASKKSVKAKT; via the coding sequence ATGAATATCGTTATTTTGGCTGCTGGGCAGGGAAAGCGGATGAAGTCCGCCTTACCCAAAGTTCTTCAAACCTTGGCCGGGAAACCCCTTCTCCAGCACGTTTTGAATACGGCTTTAGACCTACAAGGTAAAAGCACTAAAACTGGCCCTATCGTCGTTGTTGGCCATGGCGCTGTCGATGTAAAGCAATTCCTCCAAGCTGCTAGCGAGCAAGATTCTCGTTTTAGCAAAGTAGCTACTGCCTTACAAGCTGAGCAAAAAGGAACGGGCCATGCTTTATTACAAGCCTTGCCTAAGCTAGATGTGAATGAGCCTACCTTGGTTCTGTATGGTGATGTGCCACTCACAAGTAAAAAGACGCTCTCAAAATTAGCCAAATTGGCTGATGGTATGCGTGGTCAAGATTCTGCATTAGCGCTCCTCACTCAAAATCTGAGTAATCCAACGGGCTATGGCCGTATCGTTCGGGATATCGATGGTTCAGTGAAAGAGATTGTTGAAGAAAAAGATGCAACACCTGCGCAAAAACGTCTTCAAGAAATCAATACCGGCATCATGGTGCTGCCAACAAACTCACTCAAGAAATGGTTAAAGTCTTTGCGTGCTAGTAATGCCCAAGGTGAATACTATTTAACTGATGTGATTGCCATGGCAGTCACAGATGGCGTACCTATTCGCACTACACAGGCCGATTTTGAATATGAGACCGTGGGTGTGAATAGTCGCGATCAGTTGGCTGCATTAGAGCGAGTACATCAACTCAATCAAGCAAATGTATTAATGGATGCCGGTGTTTCTTTGGCTGATCCAGCGAGGATTGATATTCGTGGAACGCTAGAGTGCGGCACGGATGTCTTTATTGATGTCGGCTGTGTATTTGAGGGTTGCGTCACTTTGGCTGCGGGTACAAAAGTTGGTCCGTATTGCATTGTGCGTAATAGCGTGATTGGCAAGAATGTCACGATTCATCCCTACAGCCATATCGATGGTGCACAGGTTGGGGCAAATTCACTAATCGGGCCATATGCTCGTTTGCGTCCTGGTGCGGATTTGTCTAATGATGTACATATTGGCAACTTTGTCGAAGTGAAGAACAGCAAGATTGCCGCAAACAGCAAGGCCAATCACTTGGCCTATGTGGGCGATTCCATCGTGGGCTCTAGAGTGAATATCGGTGCCGGTACGATTACTTGCAACTACGATGGTGTCAATAAACACCAAACCATTATTGAGGACGATGTCTTCATTGGATCTGATACTCAGTTGGTTGCTCCAGTACGCGTAGGCCGTGGAGCTACCCTAGGTGCCGGCACAACTCTGACTAAAGATGCACCTCCAAATCAGTTGACCGTGTCACGAGCCAAGCAACTTTCTATACAGTGGCAGCGCCCAGTAAAGAAGGAAAAGAATGCGGCGGTAAAGAAAGTAGCTGCAAAGAAAGTAGCTTCAAAAAAATCCGTGAAGGCTAAAACATAA
- the metF gene encoding methylenetetrahydrofolate reductase [NAD(P)H], producing the protein MELSVEFFPPKTPEGENKLHLVRERFSEALKPAFYSVTFGAGGSTQSGTLKVVSDIHAAGAAVAPHLSCVGSSRESVREMLKQYQALGIKRIVALRGDLPSGMGQYGEFHHANELVEFIRTETGDWFHIDVAAYPECHPQAKSPATDVDFFVQKMKAGANSAVTQYFYNSDAYFRFVDEAYKLGVTQPVIAGIMPITNSTQLLRFSDACGAEIPRWIRLRLQSYGDDTASIRAFGEEVVTDLCDQLLVAGAPGLHFYSLNQADAVLAIADNLSLNK; encoded by the coding sequence ATGGAATTAAGCGTTGAATTCTTCCCTCCAAAAACACCTGAAGGTGAGAATAAGTTACATCTCGTGCGTGAGCGTTTTAGTGAAGCACTCAAGCCCGCCTTTTATTCTGTGACTTTTGGTGCTGGTGGCTCTACTCAATCTGGCACATTAAAAGTGGTGAGCGATATTCACGCTGCTGGTGCAGCGGTTGCTCCCCACTTATCTTGTGTTGGTAGCTCACGTGAGAGCGTGCGCGAGATGTTGAAGCAATATCAAGCTTTAGGTATTAAGCGTATCGTAGCTTTACGTGGCGACTTACCATCTGGCATGGGTCAGTATGGTGAGTTCCATCACGCAAATGAATTAGTTGAATTTATTCGTACCGAAACTGGCGACTGGTTTCACATTGATGTCGCTGCCTATCCGGAATGCCATCCTCAGGCCAAGTCACCAGCAACGGATGTGGATTTCTTTGTGCAGAAGATGAAGGCTGGAGCAAACTCCGCAGTGACTCAGTATTTCTATAACAGCGATGCCTATTTCCGTTTTGTCGATGAGGCATATAAATTGGGTGTTACTCAGCCGGTGATTGCTGGAATCATGCCGATTACCAATAGCACTCAGTTGCTACGCTTCTCAGATGCCTGCGGTGCAGAAATCCCCCGTTGGATTCGTTTGCGTTTGCAGTCTTATGGTGATGACACTGCCTCGATTCGTGCGTTTGGTGAAGAGGTGGTTACCGATCTTTGCGACCAGCTTTTAGTCGCAGGCGCACCTGGACTGCATTTCTATTCGCTGAATCAGGCTGACGCCGTTTTAGCTATTGCAGATAACTTAAGTCTCAATAAGTAA
- a CDS encoding polynucleotide adenylyltransferase yields MKIYAVGGAIRDTLMGLPVHDIDYVVVGSSVEEMIAQGYRPVGKDFPVFLHPETQAEYALARTERKTGKGYKGFLFYADPTVTLEQDLERRDLTINAMAQEVGADGKWAGPILDPYNGQDDLASKIFRHVSDAFAEDPLRLLRIARFAARFPEFMVAPETMDALQAIVQSNELSALSAERIWQELARGFTASKPMRMFQVLLETHAAKILLPSTLTSHLAKEEFREQLIAHLHAADSCLEDRCAITLMHLPASEIRSWAASVKMPNEVRDFSEIFSELNLLTEQTAGDVYQATDVLAWFNRADVWRKPDRGQALLDLAKRIGLNVDSLILALQDAQALNTAEVIAGIPAQDRSNGESIRRAVDAARLSAITVALTASST; encoded by the coding sequence ATGAAGATCTATGCAGTCGGTGGCGCCATTCGGGACACCCTCATGGGTTTGCCAGTGCATGACATTGATTATGTGGTGGTGGGCTCTAGCGTAGAAGAGATGATTGCGCAGGGATATCGTCCGGTGGGTAAAGATTTCCCCGTTTTCCTGCATCCAGAAACTCAAGCTGAATACGCCTTGGCGCGTACAGAGCGTAAAACGGGTAAGGGCTACAAGGGCTTTCTGTTTTATGCCGACCCGACTGTCACCCTAGAACAAGACTTAGAGCGTCGTGATCTAACGATTAATGCAATGGCCCAAGAAGTGGGGGCTGATGGCAAATGGGCGGGACCCATTTTGGATCCTTATAACGGTCAGGATGATTTGGCGTCAAAAATTTTCCGCCATGTATCTGATGCGTTTGCAGAAGATCCTTTGCGCCTATTGCGTATCGCTCGTTTTGCAGCCCGCTTTCCGGAATTCATGGTCGCGCCAGAAACCATGGATGCCTTGCAGGCCATTGTTCAATCAAATGAACTGTCAGCACTCTCAGCCGAAAGAATTTGGCAGGAGTTAGCTAGAGGCTTTACTGCCAGCAAACCAATGCGAATGTTCCAAGTTCTGCTAGAAACTCACGCAGCAAAGATATTGCTGCCATCAACGCTAACATCCCATTTGGCTAAAGAAGAATTTCGCGAGCAGCTTATTGCACATTTACATGCAGCAGATAGCTGTCTGGAAGATCGCTGCGCTATCACTCTGATGCATTTGCCTGCCAGTGAAATTCGGTCATGGGCAGCTAGCGTCAAAATGCCAAATGAGGTGCGTGATTTCAGTGAAATATTTAGCGAGCTGAATTTATTAACTGAGCAGACAGCAGGAGATGTATATCAAGCTACCGATGTGCTGGCTTGGTTTAATCGTGCAGATGTTTGGCGCAAGCCTGATCGTGGCCAGGCTTTACTAGATTTAGCTAAACGCATCGGTCTGAATGTCGACTCTTTGATTTTGGCATTACAAGATGCTCAGGCACTCAATACTGCAGAAGTGATCGCTGGTATCCCTGCACAAGACCGATCCAATGGTGAAAGCATTCGCCGTGCAGTAGATGCCGCAAGACTCTCAGCCATTACTGTAGCGCTAACTGCCTCATCAACTTAA
- a CDS encoding transglycosylase SLT domain-containing protein, with translation MVGGILFLALAVSSPSIFAEKAKKSTSTKESRISAFEITEGDRTFIELREAAKRNDVARTQTLAASLSNYPYDDYVAYFRIKPQLFDSAGSARSDTNADAQVQAFLNQYQGTALADRMRNDWLLVLGKRKDWSRFDVEYPKFALDDDTQVKCYSLQSKLAQGENPTKVAIDARAILLDPRYFGQACQELVPVLVGTSGMTPSEAKAIGRAASEMGFDTMSRRLGGEDPIAEIVKAAKADPAKAFKDFSQNASRYSKENQAVAWGVIGQFLAKKLDPNADDAYRFQQELGYNELLSAEGQEWKVRAGLRAKDWMLVKNAIEGMNPAVRSKDPAWTYWYARALKVDGQNEKARENLELVSDQYSFYGQLAREDLGKSNHAPTRTKVSDAEIEAMSQRKGFIRGERFYAMNLRFEGNREWNWELRNMTDKQLLASAEYAKRIGLYDRVVNTADRTKQEHDFSLRYPTPYRDELSPIAKQIDLNLAWTYGLIRQESRFIMNASSSVGASGLMQVMPNTAKYVAKKIGMTSYTNDKLTDTNTNLTLGSNYLNMVLVDLDGSWVLASAAYNAGPSRSKTWREKLTSPTEGAIFAETIPFNETRTYVKNVLANSTYYSSVIHGQTQSLKQRLGVITPKVANASELP, from the coding sequence ATTGTAGGCGGGATTCTATTTCTAGCCCTTGCAGTTTCTTCCCCGAGTATTTTTGCGGAAAAAGCCAAGAAAAGTACTTCCACTAAAGAAAGCAGAATTTCAGCCTTTGAAATTACTGAAGGCGATCGCACCTTTATTGAATTGCGTGAGGCTGCCAAACGAAATGATGTGGCGCGCACACAAACCCTGGCTGCCAGTCTCTCCAATTACCCCTATGACGACTACGTAGCCTATTTTCGTATTAAGCCCCAGTTATTTGATAGTGCTGGCAGCGCTCGGTCAGACACTAATGCAGATGCGCAGGTGCAGGCTTTTCTAAATCAATATCAAGGTACGGCGTTGGCCGATCGGATGCGTAATGATTGGTTACTCGTTTTAGGTAAGCGTAAAGACTGGTCGCGTTTTGATGTTGAATATCCCAAGTTTGCTTTAGATGATGACACGCAGGTGAAGTGCTATTCATTACAGTCGAAATTAGCCCAAGGTGAGAACCCAACCAAAGTAGCGATTGATGCACGCGCAATATTATTAGATCCACGTTATTTCGGTCAGGCTTGCCAAGAGCTGGTGCCTGTGTTGGTTGGTACTAGTGGCATGACACCGAGCGAAGCAAAGGCAATCGGCCGCGCTGCTAGTGAGATGGGTTTTGATACGATGTCACGTCGCTTGGGTGGCGAAGATCCTATTGCCGAGATTGTGAAAGCTGCCAAAGCAGATCCTGCAAAAGCGTTTAAAGATTTTTCACAAAATGCATCACGCTATAGCAAAGAGAACCAGGCTGTGGCTTGGGGTGTCATTGGCCAGTTCCTTGCAAAGAAATTAGATCCCAATGCAGATGATGCCTATCGTTTTCAACAAGAGCTAGGTTATAACGAGCTACTCTCTGCTGAAGGCCAGGAGTGGAAGGTACGTGCAGGCTTGCGCGCTAAGGATTGGATGCTGGTAAAGAATGCAATTGAAGGTATGAATCCTGCTGTACGTAGTAAAGATCCTGCCTGGACCTACTGGTATGCGCGTGCATTGAAGGTGGATGGTCAAAATGAAAAAGCACGCGAGAACCTCGAGCTCGTTTCTGATCAGTACAGCTTTTATGGGCAGCTTGCGCGCGAAGATTTAGGTAAATCCAATCATGCACCAACTCGCACCAAAGTGAGTGATGCAGAAATAGAAGCGATGTCTCAGCGCAAAGGCTTTATCAGGGGCGAGCGTTTCTATGCCATGAATTTGCGTTTTGAAGGCAATCGCGAGTGGAACTGGGAGTTGCGCAATATGACTGACAAGCAACTACTAGCATCTGCTGAGTACGCCAAGCGTATTGGTCTATATGACCGCGTTGTCAACACTGCAGACCGTACAAAGCAAGAGCATGATTTCAGTTTGCGCTATCCAACACCCTATCGTGACGAGCTGTCGCCGATTGCAAAACAAATTGATTTGAATTTAGCTTGGACTTATGGGTTGATTCGTCAAGAGTCACGCTTCATCATGAATGCCTCCTCTTCGGTAGGCGCTTCCGGGTTGATGCAGGTGATGCCAAATACAGCAAAGTATGTAGCAAAGAAGATTGGTATGACCTCTTATACCAATGACAAACTCACCGATACCAATACTAACCTCACCTTGGGTAGCAATTACTTGAATATGGTCTTAGTAGACTTAGATGGCTCTTGGGTTTTAGCCTCAGCGGCCTATAACGCCGGTCCTTCACGCTCGAAAACTTGGCGAGAAAAACTCACCAGCCCAACAGAGGGTGCCATTTTTGCGGAAACGATTCCGTTCAATGAAACACGCACTTACGTAAAAAACGTTTTGGCTAATTCAACGTACTATTCATCGGTAATACATGGACAAACGCAATCTTTAAAGCAGCGTTTAGGGGTGATCACTCCTAAAGTAGCAAACGCCTCTGAGCTGCCTTAG
- a CDS encoding complex I NDUFA9 subunit family protein — protein sequence MKYDILLIGGNGFVGRVLAAQLQAEGYSVLLPTKHLASARELRLLPKIHLEDADVHEFDSLQELCSRIQPSGAVINLVGVLHDKPAEPYGKVFQAAHVDLPKSIITAMQMNGLKRYLHMSALGADSHGPSMYQRSKGDGEAAVNASNLDWTIFRPSVIFGAQDQFINLFAKLTKLFPVMPLANSGAKFQPVSVDDVATAFTKSLKMSSTIRESYDLVGPTVYTMKEIVEFAARKVDTKCAIISVPDFVGYLQALAFEFLPVPTLMSRDNIASMKVPNILPLNRVDALSKVFGISRRTLKGMK from the coding sequence ATGAAATACGACATTCTGCTAATTGGTGGTAACGGTTTTGTAGGCAGAGTCTTGGCTGCCCAATTACAAGCAGAGGGCTACTCTGTATTACTGCCCACTAAGCACTTAGCATCCGCACGTGAATTACGCCTGTTGCCAAAGATACATTTAGAAGATGCTGATGTACATGAGTTTGATTCTCTGCAAGAGCTTTGCTCACGAATCCAGCCTAGCGGTGCCGTCATTAATCTGGTGGGTGTATTGCATGACAAGCCAGCAGAGCCTTATGGAAAAGTATTCCAAGCGGCACATGTTGATCTCCCAAAAAGCATCATCACCGCCATGCAGATGAATGGTCTCAAGCGTTACTTGCATATGAGTGCATTGGGCGCGGATTCTCATGGCCCATCGATGTATCAGCGCAGTAAAGGTGATGGAGAGGCCGCAGTAAATGCTAGCAATCTCGACTGGACTATTTTTAGACCTTCAGTCATTTTTGGTGCACAAGATCAATTTATTAATTTATTTGCCAAGTTAACGAAATTGTTTCCGGTGATGCCTTTGGCAAATTCAGGCGCAAAGTTCCAACCAGTGAGTGTGGATGATGTAGCCACTGCATTTACAAAGTCCTTAAAAATGTCATCGACGATTCGTGAGTCTTATGATTTGGTGGGGCCTACGGTCTACACCATGAAAGAGATTGTGGAATTTGCTGCGCGTAAAGTCGACACAAAATGCGCGATCATTTCCGTCCCGGATTTTGTTGGTTACCTTCAGGCTCTGGCCTTTGAGTTTCTGCCTGTCCCAACCTTAATGTCGCGCGACAATATTGCCTCTATGAAAGTGCCAAATATCTTGCCTCTCAATAGAGTAGATGCCCTGAGTAAAGTGTTTGGTATCAGCCGACGCACACTAAAAGGCATGAAATAA
- the ttcA gene encoding tRNA 2-thiocytidine(32) synthetase TtcA, producing MSDIRKVVLEENKLEKKLCRLVGQAIGDFGMIEDGDKVMVCLSGGKDSYAMLDILLKLRERAPINFEIIAVNLDQKQPGFPAEILPNYLKALGVEYHIENQDTYSIVKRVIPEGKTTCGLCSRLRRGILYRVADELGATKIALGHHRDDILETLMLNMFFAGKLKGMPPKLRSDDGKHIVIRPLAYVPEKLLERYAVDMHFPIIPCNLCGSQPNLQRGAMKEMLRDWEKKHPGRVENLFRSMHHIVPSHLMDSEAFDFKNLEISTELSGIAARSAGDKAIDETEIDEIACGTLIQGSYNPFL from the coding sequence ATGAGTGATATCCGTAAAGTCGTCTTAGAAGAAAACAAGCTTGAGAAAAAGCTATGCCGTTTAGTTGGTCAAGCAATTGGCGATTTTGGCATGATCGAAGATGGCGACAAAGTGATGGTATGTTTATCGGGCGGCAAAGATAGTTATGCCATGCTCGATATTCTGTTGAAATTACGTGAGCGCGCCCCAATTAATTTTGAAATTATTGCTGTCAACTTAGATCAAAAGCAACCAGGTTTTCCGGCGGAGATTTTGCCGAATTATTTAAAAGCTTTGGGTGTCGAGTATCACATTGAAAATCAAGATACCTATAGCATCGTCAAACGCGTCATTCCAGAAGGTAAAACGACTTGTGGACTTTGCTCTCGATTACGTCGTGGCATTTTGTATCGTGTGGCAGATGAGTTAGGCGCTACTAAGATTGCCTTAGGCCACCATCGTGATGACATCTTAGAGACATTAATGCTCAATATGTTCTTTGCTGGCAAGCTTAAAGGTATGCCGCCAAAGTTACGATCTGATGACGGCAAGCACATTGTCATTCGCCCTCTAGCCTACGTTCCTGAAAAGTTGCTTGAGCGTTATGCGGTAGACATGCACTTTCCGATCATTCCTTGCAATCTGTGTGGTAGTCAGCCCAATCTACAGCGTGGCGCCATGAAAGAGATGTTGCGCGATTGGGAGAAAAAGCACCCTGGGCGCGTTGAGAATCTCTTTCGCTCAATGCACCACATCGTGCCTTCCCATTTGATGGATAGCGAAGCGTTTGACTTTAAGAATTTAGAGATTTCTACAGAACTGTCAGGCATTGCCGCAAGATCTGCTGGCGACAAGGCAATTGACGAGACGGAAATCGATGAAATAGCCTGTGGAACCCTGATTCAGGGGTCTTATAATCCCTTTTTATGA